One stretch of Eupeodes corollae chromosome 2, idEupCoro1.1, whole genome shotgun sequence DNA includes these proteins:
- the LOC129946791 gene encoding bis(5'-adenosyl)-triphosphatase enpp4-like, producing the protein MKLKFNGSMATFLVSTLHCIAISSSAATNKNTTNLEIEKDLLSGTESPILIVVSYDGFRNEYFKRNVTPTMLKFRQEGIYTDRMLNVFPTKTFTNHFSIATGLYPDAHGVLANSLYDTVDGPLDYSYKLFHYNNSIQPIWVVNEKANGVSGCMMWPGSNFNYSDTGCTYTLKYNSTLPLMERVDTMIKWLTDPIKPANLVMFYSEQPDKLAHITGPDTKNITEVVSALDLLTKYIQEQLIEHNLQNRTNVIHLSDHGMAGVPTARFINLTDYLEADSCKMYGSSPVLQIVPKEGKLEYVYQTLKNASKLNGHFDVYKSEELPTRWHATNQQRYGPIIAVAKINYGFQDLWEYAKDDGTSYGVHGYDNEEELMHPIFMAKGPAFKSGGIQAKPFESVDLFHLFTKILGINDSLVTDGSTERILQLLAAEESSESSYTLTILIISICVLAIISGIIFYVMRVQRKKNYYSPT; encoded by the exons ATGAAGCTGAAATTCAATGGATCTATGGCCACATTTCTGGTTTCTACACTGCATTGCATAGCCATATCGTCATCagcagccaccaacaaaaatacaacaaatctTGAGATTGAGAAAGATCTACTTTCGGGGACAGAAAGCCCAATACTCATAGTAGTGTCATATGACGGTTTTCGTAATGAATACTTTAAACGCAACGTCACCCCAACAATGCTGAAATTCCGACAGGAAGGCATCTACACAGATCGAATGCTAAATGTTTTTCCCACTAAAACCTTTACCAATCACTTTTCTATTGCAACGGGTTTATATCCAGACGCTCATGGGGTCCTGGCTAATTCTTTATACGACACTGTCGATGGACCTCTGGATTACTCATATAAGTTGTTCCACTATAACAACTCTATTCAGCCAATTTGg gTAGTTAACGAAAAGGCTAATGGAGTTTCTGGTTGTATGATGTGGCCAGGCAGTAAtttcaattactcggatacagGATGCACGTACACGTTAAAATACAATAGTACGTTGCCATTAATGGAGCGCGTAGACACTATGATAAAATGGCTTACCGATCCGATAAAACCAGCTAATCTGGTAATGTTTTATTCCGAGCAACCAGATAAACTCGCTCACATAACAGGGCCCGATACGAAAAAC ATTACAGAAGTTGTTTCGGCTTTGGACTTATTGACTAAATATATCCAAGAACAATTGATAGAGCATAATCTACAGAATAGGACAAATGTGATACACTTAAGCGACCACGGTATGGCGGGAGTGCCTACAGCCAGATTCATTAATCTAACAGACTACTTGGAAGCGGATTCATGTAAAATGTATGGTAGTTCGCCAGTGCTTCAAATAGTTCCAAAAGAAG GGAAACTTGAATATGTGTATCAAACTCTCAAAAATGCGTCCAAATTGAATGGACATTTCGATGTTTATAAAAGTGAAGAACTACCAACAAGATGGCATGCTACCAACCAGCAGCGTTATGGTCCAATAATAGCTGTTGCTAAAATAAACTACGGTTTCCAAGATTTATGGGAATACGCCAAAGACGATG GAACATCCTACGGTGTACATGGTTATGATAACGAGGAAGAGCTTATGCATCCGATTTTTATGGCTAAAGGTCCAGCATTCAAAAGTGGAGGAATACAAGCTAAACCATTCGAATCTGTCgatcttttccatttgtttaCGAAAATTCTTGGTATAAATGATTCATTAGTAACAGACGGTTCGACAGAGAGAATTTTACAATTGCTGGCAGCGGAGGAATCTTCTGAAAGTAGCTACACGCTAACAA TCCTCATCATTTCTATATGTGTATTGGCAATCATTTCTGGGATTATTTTCTACGTAATGAGAgtgcaaagaaagaaaaattactaCAGTCCAACGtaa